GATAAATTATTTGGATGTAAAGCCCCGCAATTCTCATTTATATTTTTCCCGTTTGGAGTCCTGTTTATTGTTATAACTTCTGCACCAAGCTCCTCAAAAACTGTTGGTCCAACTTTGTATCCAGCCCCATTTGCCGTATCAAGAACAATTCTTAAACCTGTCAAAGTTATTCTTTTTGGAAAAGAGTGTTTTAAATGCACGATATATCTACCAATCGCATCTTCAATTCTTTTTGATGATCCAACTTTATCACCAGTCTGTTGAGATGCTTCTAAAAGATCATCATTTCGATAAATATCTTCAATTTCAGCTTCAAGCTTTTCAGAAAGTTTATTTCCGTGTGAGTCAAAAAATTTAATTCCGTTGTCCGCAAAATGATTGTGTGAAGCACTTATCATAATTCCCGCATCACATCTCATATCTTCAGTTAAAAAAGCGACTGCTGGAGTAGGCATTGGTCCAACTTGAATTACATCGTAGCCAACCGCAGTCAAACCGCTAACAATCGCATCTTCAATCATGTATCCGCTAAGTCGTGTATCTTTTCCGATAAGAATTTTTCCCGTTCGACCATCTCTCTTAAAAAAGATTCCCGCACTCATTGCAATTTTAAGAGCTTTCATTGCCGATAATTCAGTTCCCGCTTTTCCACGAACTCCATCAGTTCCAAAAAGTTTTTCCAAATAAATTCCTTTTTATCGAAAAATATCGCTGAAAACCCCCACCTCAAAACGAAGTTTCTTTAGTAAAATCCGTAGAGGATTTAGGTGGTGGGATGAAAACGAAGTTTCTCTAAAGCGATACTTTAATTTTTTTGTATAATCGTATCATGAAAAATAGATCGGTAACACTGGGGTTTAAATATCGAATTTATCCAAATGAGATACAGAAAGAATTATTAAATCATCAAATGTTCATTTCAAATCAAGCCTATAATATTTGTGTAAATTTAAAGCAGAAAGAGTGGGAAGCAAACAAAGATTTAGAGAAGAATAAACGAAAATATTTAAAAGCTATTGAATTGGATTCAATTGTAAAAAAGCAATCAAGCAAAACTTGTAATAAATGTGGATTTGTAAAAAGAGATTTGACATTAAAAGATCGTGTTTTTGAGTGTTCAGAATGTGGATATTCCGAACATCGAGATATTAATGCTTCAAAAAATATTTTGAAAAGGTCTCGAGTCTTTTGAGTTGGGAAACAGCTCTTCGACTAAAAAAAGAAAAGCTTAGCAAATTCTGTAAGCATTAGCGATAAGGTTAGCTAAGAAGCCCCAACTTCAAAAAATCCGTAGAGGATTTTTAAGTGGTGGGTATTTCACTTAAGAATCGTCAAAAAAATCTGAAACCATAATTTCTGCATTTTAAAATGTTATTTTCTCTATTGATTCTATAATTCTTTAAAAATAGGATTTCTTATGAGAAGTGATGAAGTCAAAAAGGGTTGGGATCGAACACCTCATCGATCTCTTTTTCGAGCTACGGGTTTAAAAGATGAAGATTTTGAAAAACCATTTATTGGAGTTGCAAACAGTTTTATCGAAATTATTCCAGGGCATTTTTTCTTAAACAAATATTCGGAAATTGTGAAAGATGAAATCAAGAAAAACGGCTGTGTTCCTTTTGAATTCAATACAATTGGTGTTGATGACGGAATTGCAATGGGACACGATGGAATGCTTTACTCTCTTCCAAGTCGGGAAATTATCGCAAACTCTATGGAAACAGTAATGAATGCACACAAACTTGATGCGATGATTGCTCTACCAAACTGCGACAAAATCGTCCCTGGAATGATCATGGGTGCTTTAAGAATCAATGTGCCGACTGTTTTTGTTTCTGGTGGTCCAATGAGAAAAGGGCATAAAAAAGATGGAACTCCTATCGATTTAGCTACTGCTTTTGAGGCTGTTGGAAAATTTGGAAAAGGCGAAATGGGTGAAGAGGAACTCTATGATATTGAGTGTAATTCATGTCCATCTGGTGGTAGCTGTTCGGGAATGTTCACGGCAAACTCTATGAATACTCTTTCTGAAGCTCTTGGAATTGCACTTTCAGGAAATGGAACAATTTTAGCTCTAACTCCTGAGCGAGAAGAACTTTTACGAAAAGCATCAAAAAGAATTTGTGATATTGCAAAAGATGACAAACTCCGAGAAGATTTCAAAATGCGAAATATCGTAAATGAGAAAGCGATTAAAAATGCTTTTGTAGTTGATATGGCGATGGGTGGAAGTTCAAATACTGTTCTTCACATGTTAGCAATTGCTCGAGAGGCTGGAGTTGATTTCAATTTGTCAGACATCAATGGAATTTCCAAATCAATTTCGCATATTGCAAAAATTTCACCGAGTCTTTCAACTGTTCATATGGAAGATATAAATCGGGCTGGTGGAGTAAATGCGGTAATTCATGAAATTGCAAAACGGGACTCTGAATTCTTAGATTTAAACAGCTTGACAATCACAGGCGAAACTATGGGCGAAAGAGTTGCGGGTGCTGAAATTCTTGATAAAGAGATTATTCACCCAATTACAAATCCATATTCTCAAGTTGGTGGATTAGCAATTCTTTACGGAAATCTTGCAAAAGAGGGTGCTGTTGTTAAAACTGCTGGAATTATGCCGAGTATGAGACAATTCACAGGAAAAGCGATCTGTTTTGACTCACAAGATGAAGCTCTTGAAGGTATCAAATCTGGAAAAGTGAAAGCTGGACATGTTGTTGTTATTCGATATGAAGGACCAAGAGGTGGGCCAGGAATGCAAGAGATGCTTTCTCCAACAAGTTTAATTGCGGGAATGGGACTTGGTGAAAGTGTCGCACTTATTACTGATGGTCGTTTTTCTGGTGCTACTCGTGGAGCTTCAATTGGACATGTTTCTCCTGAAGCTGGTGAAGGTGGAGTTATTGGTCTTCTTCAAAATGATGACCTCATCGAAATTGATGTTGATAAATATCTTCTTGAAGTAAAACTTAGCGATGAGGTTCTACAAGAACGAAAGAAATCTTTTGTTCCAAAAAAGAAGAAGTTGAAATCAAAATGGTTGGCTCAATATAGAAGCCTCGTTACAAATGCAAGTAATGGAGCAATTTTAGAAGCTGATTTAGGATAGGCAAAAAACTATTTTAAAGTTTTAATTCCAAATTTTCTAGTTTCTCTTTTTCACCAGAGACTAGAAAATTTCCGCCCTCGTTTCCAAAGACCTCATCGATAATTTGCAACTCCAATTTTTCGATTTGGTATTTGAAACGAGAAATATCTTTGTAGAGAATCTGAAAATTTTTTTGTAAAAGTTTTTTTCTTTCAGAGAGTTCTGAAATAGAGATAACACCATTTACAGAAGAAGAGTAAGCACGAACAAGTCCGCCTGTTCCCAATTTAGTTCCACCAAAATATCTCACAATTATCACTCCAATATCGATGAGGTCAGACCCTTGTAAAACTGCTAAGGAGGGTTTCCCTGAAGTTCCTTTTGGCTCTCCATCATCGCTACTGCCTTCGACAATTTGCTCAAACTCATTTAAATATCGAAAAGCTGTAACAAAATGTCTAGCTTTTGGATTTTCACTTTTGAGTCTCTCTAAGATATTTTTAAAATTTCCGTGTGGAAAAATGTGTGCAATAAATTTAGACCGCTTCTCTTCAAATGTAAATGTAAATTCTCTCTCAACTGTTACCAAAAATTATCCTAAAAATCCGTTTTTTTGCAATCTATTATAGAGGTAATTGATTTCATTTTCCTGCAAGTTTTCAACTCTGAAAAAACTTCGGATCTGATTTTTAGCTCCCTCTTCTCTTTTAGAAATAGGCTGGGCTGTTGAATTCAAGAAATTTGCATATTTTTGATAAAACTGATTTAACATCTTACTTCTATCAGCTTGTTTTTCTTTTTCAACTTTTGGAGGAGTCGTTTTAGTTGTAGTTTCTGTTTTTGGTGAAAGAAATTGAAATCCTTCAACTCGACGAACTTTTCGCCCATATTTCTTTTTAAGATAATTAACAGCAAAATCAAATCCACGGTCTTTTGAAAGAACATAGAATTCGACATTTGGTTCTTCTGTTTTATGTAAAACTCCCATTTCAACAGAAAGACTAAAATCAAGAGCATTTTCGCCAATTGATGTAACAGGAATAATTTCAAGTTTGTTGTATTCCAAAATACTTTGAAGGAGTTCAATAGAGATATTTTTCTGTTTTGCTCCAGTGAAAAGATAGAATTTGATATCTAAATTTTCAACTTTTGGAACAGAAAAATCGTGAATGTTTTCAAAATCTATTAAAACAGCGATCCTTTTCCTTTCCATAGAATTTACCTTAAAATTTATTTAAACTTCATTTTGAAGTAGGGGTATATTCTACCGAAAGTAGCTTTTAAATAAATTCTGTTACAACTTTTGTGATGAAATATCCGCCGACAAGTAGCCAGATAAACATAATTCCTGCTGTGTAAATTGGTCGCAAACCGACATCTTTAAATTTAGCAATATTCGTTTCCATACCAAGAGCAGTCATTGCCATTGTTAGAAGAAAAACATCAATTTGATTTATATAATCAACAGCAATTGCGGGAATAATATTTAGTGAATTTACACCACTCATTGCAATAAATCCGACTGCAAACCAAGGAATTACAATCTTGTTTTTTTCTGAAACATCCGATGATGTGAAAAATTTGGCAAGAGTAAATCCGAGAATAAGTAGCATTGGAGCAATCAGCATGACTCGAGTCATTTTTACGATAACAGCATCATCTGCAACAACTCCGCCGTAAAGTCCGCCTACCGCAACAACCTGAGCCACTTCATGAATTGTCGCACCGATGTAAATTCCAAATTGAGCTGGGTCTAAATCTAAAATTCCTGAAGATTCGATGATCGGATAGAGAAACATTGAGATTGTTCCAAAAAACACGACTGTTGAGACTGCGACCGCACTTTTGTAAGGTTCTGCTTTTAAAACTGGTTCAGTCGCAAGAACTGCTGCCGCACCACAAACTGAACTTCCCGAAGCTGTTAGCATTGATGTATCTCGGTCAAGCTTGAAAATTTTTGTTCCAACAACTGTCCCAAGAATAAATGTCGAGATGACAATTAGTAGTGAAATTATAAATCCATCAAGACCAACTGAATAAATTGATTGAAAAGTGATGTGAAATCCATAAAGAACAATCGCACCTCGCAAAATCTTTTTTGCTGAAAAAACTGTTCCCTCTTTAAATTGAGTTTGAAAAGAGACTTTTGTTGAGTTTGCATAAATTATTCCAATCACAATTCCAATAACAAGCGGAGAAAAATGAAGTGAAGCAATTGCTGGAATGAATGAAATTAAGAATGCCAGAACTGAAAAAAATGATACGAGTATTATACCTTTTAGCAATGTTTTCCTTTATAAAAAATTATAATTGTTTTGTAGAAAAATTATAACAAAGAAAAAATACTTAAAATTACTTTAAGGAAACAATCTATTTAAACTTAAAAACAAAAATAGACATTTTATTTTAAGAAAACATGAATTTTAAAAAGTGTAACCCCGTGATTTACAACACTTTTTCCCGAAACTACGGCTTCAGTTTTAGAAGAATATTTCTTTGTAAAAAATACAATAATTTGTATTTATTGTAAAAAACTGAGTTTTATCCTTAAGAAGAATATTCTTTTTAAGTTTTAGAGAGTTTTTTCTATTTCTTAAATTTAAAATCTAGAAAATGCTCTTAAGAAATAGAAGAATAACTTGGTGTTTTATACGATTAAAATAGCATTTTTTTGCTTTAAAATATCTCATTTTACGGAGTTTAAGTTTAAATGCTGTTTTTAGAAGTTTAAAACAGCATTTAAGAAAAAAATAAATTTAAGTTTAAGGATTTAAATAACAATATTTTATGTTTTATTTAAGGAGTTTTGTTGAAAATTTAAATGAGAAAAAGACTCCACCATTTTCATTTGAAACAGAGATTTGACCCTGTAATTTTTCAACAATATGTTTTACAATTGAGAGACCAATTCCTTGAGAACCTTTTGTTGTAACAAAATAGTCAAACACTTTTTCAACAGGTTCAACTTTAATTCCTCCAGCATTATCTCGGTAATCAATTTGAACAAAGGCTTCGCAATCCCCTTCCATAACCTCTCCGCTAAGGTAGGTTTGGGAGGGGTCAAGAAGCCATGAGACGACAGTCTCATTATCTATGACAAACTTCCATAGATTTATTATCTCGGCACTGTTACTATTTTTATAGGAGAAAAAGAACAGGATAATAGATTCTTGGAGAGAATTAGAAAAATTTTAAAACCCTTGTCGGAAACGAAAAGGTTGCAGGTCGAGGCAAAAGTTCCTTTTCTTGCAGATAGAAGTCGTCAGACCTTATTATCATTAATTAGTCTAAGAAAAGTTGTTTAGCTGGTTCTAAACTTGCTTTTTTAGTCCGTATTTATGAAAAGCGAAGCCTATTCCATAGTTCGTAAGAATTTCGGAGAGGTAGATTTCACTATATAAATATTTTGATGAGGTCTCTTCAATAAAATTGTCAATATGAGTAGTAGGCTAAGTTTTCTTGATTGTGTAACCGATTCCTTGAACATTTACAATTGCATCTTCTATTCCGTCAATTTTAATCTTTTTCCGAACCCGATGTATCAAGTTTTTTACAGCCTGTTCGCTCTTGACTTCAAACTCATCAACTGAAATTGCAATCTCATCGGTGGAGACGACTGAGCCTATTTTAGCAACTAAGATTTCCAAAACAGCTAGTTCGCTCTTTGATAATTTAATCGGTTCATTGTTGATAAGTAATGTTTTTTCTTGTGTGTCGTAGAATGTTTTTTTGTTTATCATTATTTTGTCTTCTTGAATTCCATAATATCGATTCGCAAACTTTTTTAATAACTCCATTATCTCATTATATTCAATTGGCTTAACAAGATAATCTGTTAAATTCATTGGAATCATTTTTAAAAGTCTTTCTCTATCCGAGTAATTACTCATTACTGCAATTGGAATGCTGCTATCTATTTTACGAATATTCTCACAAAGCTCCTCACCATTCATCTCTGGCATAATGTAGTCTGTTAATACAAAATCTACTTTTCTATCTCGAAACTTTTTTAGTGCATCTTTCCCATTTTTTGCTGTAATTACATCTTTAAAAAATATAGAAAATATACTTTCCATACTTTTTAAAAGTTCATTATTATCATCTGCTATAAGAATATTGAATTCTTTAAACTCTTCCTCTATATTTTCAATCTTCAATCTTTTTAACTCCTATTTTCTAGAATTTTAACATCTTAGATGTAGGAAAATAGTTGAAAAAAATGTCTCTTTTCATCATCTATCTCTTCTATCTCATTTATCTTATATTGTAGCGGTTCTGTGCATTGTTTCGCAATTTCTAAGAAGCCTAAACCAGCACCTTTTTCATGTTTATGCACACCACTTTTTCGTCTCTCACGATATAGTTTTCTTATCTCAATTTTAGACAGCGAATTTACACTATCTATTTTATTTTTTAAAACTTCTCCCTCTTTAAAATCGATATAGTTTCCTGTTGCAACAAAATACTTTTTTCTATCTTGTGAGAAACCAACAACAGCAATTCCGCCTTTTTCCGAATTTTTTCCATGAGAATACTTAATTACATTCTGTATTTGCTCAGTTAAAACTGAAAAAATACTCAAGAAGACTCTCTCCTCTTTCTTGTTTATTGAAAAGTGTGCCTCTGTAACATTTCCGAGAGAGACAAGGACATCCTGTGAAAAAAATCCGTTAAAACTTAAAAAAACTCCATCTTTAAGAAGCAAGTTTCTAATTTCTGAAAGTTCTATCATATTTAAACTTTTTCTTTCACAAGTTCTCTAAATTCAAGCCTAAATTTAGCACCAATTGAATCAACACTGCTATAATTTAAAACTTCAATATGTCCATTAAGTTTCTCAATAATCATTCTTGTCATATACATTCCCATTCCTGTTCCTGTGCTTTTTGTAGTTATATTTGGTTCAAAAATATTTTGTAATATTTTTTGTGGAACTCCTCCAGCTGTATCAATATACTCTATTATGAATTTCTCATCTTCTTTAATTATATTAATATCAATTCTTCTTTTACTAATCTCTTTTTCAACAAAGGCATCTTTTGAATTATTTACCATATTAATAAAAATGTGCTTAAAATCATTTTTTGAACCTATAAGAGAAAAATCATTTTCGGCAGAAATTTTTAAATTTATCTGATTGCCTTTTATAATATCTTCGAGAAGAAAAACTGCACTTTTTATTGTTTCATGAGCTGAAAAAGTCTCCTCTTTTCGATCTGGTCTCAAAAAATCACGAAACTCATGAAGAGTCTCAAGAAGATGTTCAACTTGTAGATCGACCTTTTCATGAAGAGAATCTATATACTCTTTATCAATTATCCCATAATCATAATCAGCAGGTAACATATGATTGTAAAGCGAAATAATTGTGAGAGGCTGTTTCCATTGATGAGCAATGATGTCTATCATTTCACCCATTGAACTTTTTCGAGAAAGCTCCTTCAATTTTGAATCAAGAGTGTCCTTTTCAAAAAAAAGCTTTTCAAAATCAGCAACAAAATTTTCTAAATTCTCTATCTCTATATTTTCTCTTTTTTCCAACTTTCTTTTTACATCTCTGTATGCTTTAAAATTTTTCACTTAAAACAATCCTTTTAAACTTTTCACCTCTATCAACATATGAACGGAATTGGTCAAAACTCGCACATGCTGGGGATAGAATAGCAAAACCTTTTTTCTCTTTTTTGTAAATTTCAGAAACCGCTTTTTCTATTGTTTCAGAATTACTAAAAGGAATTTTAAATTCATTTGAGAATTTTTCGATTTCATTCCGAAAATTGCCAATTCCAAAAATTTCCACATTCATCAATTCCAATTTTTCAAAAAGAGGTTTCCAATCTCCACCTTTATCAACTCCACCTAAAATTAGGTAAATTTCATCGCGGTTTTCATAATTTTCTAGGAGTGCTAAAACAGATTCAACATTTGTAGCTTTGCTATCGTCTATCCAAATTTTTCCACCTCTTTCAGAAAAAAATTCCTGTCGATGAGGTGCTTTTTTATATTTGTCAATCTTATCATAATTTACTGAGTCGAACAGAACTTTTGTAACAGAAAGCGAAAGAAGTGCATCCAGCAAAAAAGCTCCACGAAAAGAGATTTTTGATGAATCTAAACCAAATTTTTGAGCTAAATCGCTAGAGTCTCGATAAGTAATTATCGTACCATTGCTCCCAATATTGGAATATTTTTCAGGAATTATAGCAATTTCACCCTCGGAGAGATTTTGAATTGGTTTTAATTTGCTCTCTTCATAATCTTTAAAAGATCCGTGCCAATCGATGTGATCTTTTGTGATTGGTAAGAGAACATAGAGATTTGGTTTTGCATATTTTGTATAGTGAAGAGTGAAAGAGCTTGTTTCCAAAACCCAAATAGAAGCATCACGAGAAAGTTCGCCGAGCGGAATTCCAATATTTCCGCCACTAACAGCAAAACGGTCGCTTAAAAGGTGAGTAATCATTTCGGTTAAAGTCGTTTTTCCATTTGTGCCAGAAACCCAAATTGTGTAAGGAAAAAATCCATTTTTGTAAAAAAGATCATATTCACTCACTATTTCACCAGAAAAATTTTCAACAATTTTATTGTGCGGTGGAACAGCAGGAGTTGGAACAAGAATAGAATCCGATTCTATGTTTTTGGGAAAATTATCAGAATGAATTGAACCATGAATAGCACGGTCATCGTAGATTTCAGAAATATCAAAAGTTTTTGCAATTGCTTTTGTCGTTTTGCCGTAGCCTAAAAGGTAGATTTTCAATAATTTTGCTCCACAATTTTAATCATATTCTCAAAGATTATATTTTTGTTAAATTTTGCTTTTGGAAAATATTGTAACATGTCTAAAGAATCTCCTCCTGTGAAAAATAGTTTTAATTTGTGTTTTTTTTCTAAATCACGGAGAAAAGAGACTAATTGATGATAAAAACCAGAAAGAAGAGCATCTTCACTATTTTGCGGAACGACCTCATCGCTAAGCTGATTTTTACCAAAATTTAAGTGTGGAATTTTCTCTTTAAAACTTTGGATGAGGTAACTTTTTCCAAAAAGAATATATCCGCCGAGATGTTTCCCGTTTTTCATAATGTCAATTGTAACTGCACTTCCCATGTCAATTAAAATTCCATTCTCAAGACCAAAAATAGCTAACTTTCGGTCTGCTCCGAGAGTTTTGTAATTTGTATCAATTTCCGCAAAACTCTCAATATCTATCCAATTTTGCAAACTATTTAAAACTTTTGCAAACTTTGGATTTACAGAAATATAAAATATCTGTTCTCTGATTTTTTCTGCTGAGAAATCTGAAAGGGAGACTATTTCTAGCTTCCCATCTCTCCAGATTTTCGCATTTGTGTTTCCAATATCAGCGAGAGAGAGGGAGGTAAAAAATTTTCTCATCGCAAATAAACTTTTGTGGAGTAAAAAAGCAATTTTCATAAGTCAAATCAACATCTTCAGAAAAAACTCTTCTTGCTGAAAAATCTGATTCCAATTCGATTAAATAGCCGTTTGACTCAATTAAATAAATTTTATTATCAACTTTTCCCCATGAAACAAAATAGGCGAAAGGGAATTTGACACTTTCCAAAACTTTCAAATTATAATCATATTTCCGCACTTCACCGTTTTTAGTAATTGCAAAAAATGAGTTATCTTCAAAAATCGCACCTCGCACATCAACAGAAACTTTTTTTTCTTCACCATTTTCAATATGCATAATTGATTTGTGAGTTAGCAGAGTCAAGCTGTTGTTTGGTGAAAGTCGGTAATCAATCACATTGCTATATTCTGTATTATATGAGATATTTATAACTCTCAAAATCTTGTTCATCTGAATTGAGAAAATTGCAATTTTTCCGTCAAGAGTGAAATATAAAATATTATCGCCCCGAAAAAGTGGTTTTGGCAATCTTCTATCAACTGAAGAGATTCGATCAAAATCAAAATTGAAAACTCGACTACCCCTTTTCCAAAGTTGCACAGAATTATTTTCAGTAACAGAAGCGATGAGGTCATCTTTTTTTGTCGCAACAAATCCAAATTCTCGTTCGCTATCTGAAAGTGAAATATTCAACTCGTTTCCATTTCTATCAAAAACTTGACCGTTTGAGAGAAATGCTGTATCTCTTTCAACTCTCTCAATTTTCACTTTGTTAAAGTAGAAAGGAATTCTTTTTTTAACAAGATTTTCAGGTTTTGGCGAATAACTTGCTTTATCACTGCATGATAAAAAAAGTAGCGATAAAACAAAAAAGAGCAAATTACTCTTCAATTGCACTTCCTAAATTTATATCAATTTGTTGAATATTTTCAGACTCTTCATTGATAATAATTTTTTCATAACTGTTTGTTGAAGCATCATAAATTTCAGTTTTTTCTGGAACAATTCCATAATGCTTAAGAATGTTTTTAACTTTTGAGAGTGCTGATGTATCTTCAATAAAATCGAGTCTTGTTTTTGCTTCATCAACTTTTCCATTTTGAATAAGTAAAAAAGCTTCTGAAACAATCGCCAAATCTTTATAAACTGCTCCTTCTCGATAGCTGTAACTATTTAAAACTTCAGTCTCTTTGTTTAATGATGCTACTTGATAAGTTGCTAAATCTGAAATTGTTTGGTCTTTATCTGCTTTAAATTTCTCAATTTCTTCCACATTTCCACTTTTCATTGCATTTGAAAATTTAATTAAAGAGAGAAGTTTTGGATTGATTTCTTTAATAATTTCTAAACTTTTTTCAGTCTCAATTCCACGAACATAGTTGTAGTAAGCTTTGTTTGCGACATCATTTCTGTAATCTAAATAGACTTGATAACCAAAATATCCACCGAGACCTAAAACTGTTGCGACCGAAAAAGAGATAATTTTACCCTTGTTTCTGTTATAAAATCTCTCAAAAAAATACATTTTTTCTTCTAAACTGTTCCCGTTTTTATCGACAATTTCTACTTTTTCACTCATAAAACTTCCTAAAATATGTTTTTGCTTTCTACATGAATTATAGCATTAAGAGTTACTTTTAAATTCTATCAACTTGTAATAATATAAAAATAATTTATCTAAAATAAACTTATTAAAATTCAAATCTATTTTTAATTTTAAAAAGAGAGTAATGGCATTTATAAAAGATAGTTCTATTAAAGCACTAACAGAGATTGTTGATATTGTTGAAGTTGTTGATTCCTATGTTCCATTAAAGAAGAGTGGAAGTAATTTCAAGGCACGATGCCCATTCCATGAAGAGAAAACTCCGTCATTCACTGTTTCACAAGACAAACAGATGTTTTACTGTTTTGGTTGCGGTGCGGGAGGAAATGCGATTAAATTTGTGATGGATTACACAAGTTTGACATATCCAGAGGCAATAGAAGAGTTAGCAACTAAATATAGTTTTCAACTAGAATATGAGGCAAATGGAAAACAGAAAGAGGATCATTCTGATAAATTAGAGATTTTAGAGGATTTAAATTCGTGGTTTCAGAAAAACCTCATCGGCGAACCGCTGACTTATATTTTAAATCGTGGAGTTACAAAAAGTTCAATTCAGAAATTTAAAATAGGTTTTGCTCCAAACTCATACGATGTTTTGAAATACTTACATGAAAAGAGAGTAGATTTTAAAATTGCAGAAGAGGTTGGAATAGTCTCTTTTGATGAACAGAACAATCCATACAGTAAATTTATAAACAGAATTACATTCCCAATTTTTTCAGATCGCGGACAAATAATCGCTTTTGGTGGTCGAACAATCTCAAATCACCCCGCAAAATATTTAAACTCTCCAACAACAAGATTTTTTAACAAATCAAAGACTCTCTACGGATACAACTTTGCACGAAAAGAGATTTCAAAACAGAAAAAAGTTTTTATAGTCGAGGGATACCTTGATGTTGTTTTGCTTTTTCAGAGTGGTTTGGAAAATGTTGTAGCTCCACTTGGAACAGCTTTCGGCGAGGGGCATTTGCCACTTTTTAAGAAAGCTGGGAATCCAATTTTGTCATTTGGATTTGATGGAGACAATGCAGGAATTGAAGCAACAAAAAGAGCTTTGCAAACTGTTTTTCCCGTAGGTTTTCAAACAAGAGTAACACTTTTTCCAAATGGAGTCGATCCCGCAGATTTTATTAAAAGTGGAAAAGGCGATGAGGTTCATAAACTTTTAAAAAATGGGAAAGATGGTGTTCTCTTTTTTCTTAAAACAGTTGGACAAAAATACAACTTGTCAAATCCGTATGAATTGAGTCAATGCCGAAACGAAGGAATTGAGACAATTTCAAAATTGCCTGAAAGTGTCCGAAAAGAGTATTGGAAAATTTTTTCTAAAGAGATTTTAAAAGAGGAAGTTGTTGAAAAGAAGAAAAAACTTAAATGGGGTGAAAAGCGGAAAAATGTAGAGAACAAAGATTCTCTTTTTGAACTTTCACTAATTCGTTCAATCATTGACAATTCCAATATTTTAGAGAGAGTTGAAAAAGAGTTTGGAGAGAATGGATTCAAATACTACTCTGAAATTTATAAAGATTTAAAAGAG
This Thiovulum sp. ES DNA region includes the following protein-coding sequences:
- a CDS encoding putative integral membrane protein (PFAM: Conserved hypothetical protein 698~TIGRFAM: conserved hypothetical integral membrane protein); its protein translation is MLKGIILVSFFSVLAFLISFIPAIASLHFSPLVIGIVIGIIYANSTKVSFQTQFKEGTVFSAKKILRGAIVLYGFHITFQSIYSVGLDGFIISLLIVISTFILGTVVGTKIFKLDRDTSMLTASGSSVCGAAAVLATEPVLKAEPYKSAVAVSTVVFFGTISMFLYPIIESSGILDLDPAQFGIYIGATIHEVAQVVAVGGLYGGVVADDAVIVKMTRVMLIAPMLLILGFTLAKFFTSSDVSEKNKIVIPWFAVGFIAMSGVNSLNIIPAIAVDYINQIDVFLLTMAMTALGMETNIAKFKDVGLRPIYTAGIMFIWLLVGGYFITKVVTEFI
- a CDS encoding dihydroxy-acid dehydratase (PFAM: Dehydratase family~TIGRFAM: dihydroxy-acid dehydratase), yielding MRSDEVKKGWDRTPHRSLFRATGLKDEDFEKPFIGVANSFIEIIPGHFFLNKYSEIVKDEIKKNGCVPFEFNTIGVDDGIAMGHDGMLYSLPSREIIANSMETVMNAHKLDAMIALPNCDKIVPGMIMGALRINVPTVFVSGGPMRKGHKKDGTPIDLATAFEAVGKFGKGEMGEEELYDIECNSCPSGGSCSGMFTANSMNTLSEALGIALSGNGTILALTPEREELLRKASKRICDIAKDDKLREDFKMRNIVNEKAIKNAFVVDMAMGGSSNTVLHMLAIAREAGVDFNLSDINGISKSISHIAKISPSLSTVHMEDINRAGGVNAVIHEIAKRDSEFLDLNSLTITGETMGERVAGAEILDKEIIHPITNPYSQVGGLAILYGNLAKEGAVVKTAGIMPSMRQFTGKAICFDSQDEALEGIKSGKVKAGHVVVIRYEGPRGGPGMQEMLSPTSLIAGMGLGESVALITDGRFSGATRGASIGHVSPEAGEGGVIGLLQNDDLIEIDVDKYLLEVKLSDEVLQERKKSFVPKKKKLKSKWLAQYRSLVTNASNGAILEADLG
- a CDS encoding hypothetical protein (PFAM: Uncharacterized protein family UPF0029~TIGRFAM: uncharacterized protein, YigZ family), with the protein product MVTVEREFTFTFEEKRSKFIAHIFPHGNFKNILERLKSENPKARHFVTAFRYLNEFEQIVEGSSDDGEPKGTSGKPSLAVLQGSDLIDIGVIIVRYFGGTKLGTGGLVRAYSSSVNGVISISELSERKKLLQKNFQILYKDISRFKYQIEKLELQIIDEVFGNEGGNFLVSGEKEKLENLELKL
- a CDS encoding transposase (PFAM: Helix-turn-helix domain; Putative transposase DNA-binding domain), producing MKNRSVTLGFKYRIYPNEIQKELLNHQMFISNQAYNICVNLKQKEWEANKDLEKNKRKYLKAIELDSIVKKQSSKTCNKCGFVKRDLTLKDRVFECSECGYSEHRDINASKNILKRSRVF
- a CDS encoding phosphoglucosamine mutase (PFAM: Phosphoglucomutase/phosphomannomutase, alpha/beta/alpha domain II; Phosphoglucomutase/phosphomannomutase, alpha/beta/alpha domain III; Phosphoglucomutase/phosphomannomutase, C-terminal domain; Phosphoglucomutase/phosphomannomutase, alpha/beta/alpha domain I~TIGRFAM: phosphoglucosamine mutase), whose protein sequence is MEKLFGTDGVRGKAGTELSAMKALKIAMSAGIFFKRDGRTGKILIGKDTRLSGYMIEDAIVSGLTAVGYDVIQVGPMPTPAVAFLTEDMRCDAGIMISASHNHFADNGIKFFDSHGNKLSEKLEAEIEDIYRNDDLLEASQQTGDKVGSSKRIEDAIGRYIVHLKHSFPKRITLTGLRIVLDTANGAGYKVGPTVFEELGAEVITINRTPNGKNINENCGALHPNNLSKEVIRFRADLGVALDGDADRLVVVDEQGEVVNGDHLIGALAIFLKESGKLKGNGVVATVMSNLGLEEFLKSSKITLHRVKVGDKYVLEKMRTENLSFGGEQSGHIVVSEFAKTGDGLTTALQVLAYMISKKRSASEILRPFQLYPQILKNLPVGKKIPLGEIAGLKDIIDEVEKNGMRHLIRYSGTENLLRVLLEGKDTKVLQNTIEKLQKFFEKALK